Proteins from a genomic interval of Gossypium hirsutum isolate 1008001.06 chromosome A09, Gossypium_hirsutum_v2.1, whole genome shotgun sequence:
- the LOC107889360 gene encoding leucine carboxyl methyltransferase 1 homolog isoform X2 — translation MVILHVGLLLGSFYISFLIVRDLILKRVKQRGRYYRLVLDLIPPIFNCRCLIFLDEGKAPYLYVELDFKEVTSKKASLIESYSQLRDKIGATASILRENGEVLSEHYKLLSVDLHDIHIFAEFISVALQAMG, via the exons ATG gttattttacaCGTTGGGCTGCTTTTGGGAAGCTTCTATATCAGTTTCTTGATTGTGAGGGATCTAATATTGAAAAGGGTAAAACAAAGAGGCAGATACTATCGCTTGGTGCTGGATTTGATACCACCAATTTTCAATTGCAGGTGCCTGATTTTTCTT GATGAGGGAAAAGCACCGTATCTATACGTGGAACTGGATTTTAAAGAG GTAACCAGCAAAAAGGCTTCCCTTATTGAATCCTACAGTCAGTTGAGGGACAAAATTGGTGCAACAGCATCAATCTTGCGAG AGAATGGAGAAGTGCTCAGTGAACACTACAAGCTACTTTCAGTTGATTTGCATGACATTCATATCTTTGCAGAGTTCATATCAGTAGCGTTACAAGCAATGGGCTAA
- the LOC107889360 gene encoding leucine carboxyl methyltransferase 1 homolog isoform X1 produces MKDDYIHLFVRRPVRRSPVINHGYFTRWAAFGKLLYQFLDCEGSNIEKGKTKRQILSLGAGFDTTNFQLQDEGKAPYLYVELDFKEVTSKKASLIESYSQLRDKIGATASILRENGEVLSEHYKLLSVDLHDIHIFAEFISVALQAMG; encoded by the exons ATGAAAGATGACTACATCCATTTGTTTGTTAGAAGACCTGTGAGGAGATCTCCTGTTATTAACCATG gttattttacaCGTTGGGCTGCTTTTGGGAAGCTTCTATATCAGTTTCTTGATTGTGAGGGATCTAATATTGAAAAGGGTAAAACAAAGAGGCAGATACTATCGCTTGGTGCTGGATTTGATACCACCAATTTTCAATTGCAG GATGAGGGAAAAGCACCGTATCTATACGTGGAACTGGATTTTAAAGAG GTAACCAGCAAAAAGGCTTCCCTTATTGAATCCTACAGTCAGTTGAGGGACAAAATTGGTGCAACAGCATCAATCTTGCGAG AGAATGGAGAAGTGCTCAGTGAACACTACAAGCTACTTTCAGTTGATTTGCATGACATTCATATCTTTGCAGAGTTCATATCAGTAGCGTTACAAGCAATGGGCTAA